In Micromonospora purpureochromogenes, a single window of DNA contains:
- a CDS encoding ABC transporter permease — MTALAHVPTPSGQAAAAPPPPRRGRHRLLPYLLLLPGAAWLFVFFGLPLLQLAAASLYDPSGSLSTGYALTWAFGNYPDALQAYWPQFARSFGYAGIALVLALLMGYPLAYAIAQKAGRWKNLLLVCVVAPMFTSFLVRTLAWKTILSDNGALVGLLRDLHLLAPDGRLLATPVAVILGLTYNFLPFLVLPLYASLERLDYRLLEAANDLYASPVQAFRRVTLPLSMPGLIAGTLLFFIPATGDYINAELLGTPNEYMIGNVIDSAFLVRLDYPQGAALSFLLMAAILAVVFVYLRRAGTEEVL; from the coding sequence ATGACCGCGTTGGCCCACGTACCGACCCCGTCGGGGCAGGCGGCCGCCGCGCCGCCACCGCCCCGGCGGGGGCGGCACCGGCTGCTGCCCTACCTGCTGCTGCTGCCCGGCGCGGCCTGGCTGTTCGTCTTCTTCGGCCTGCCGCTGCTGCAACTGGCCGCGGCCAGCCTCTACGACCCCAGCGGCTCGCTCTCCACCGGGTACGCGCTGACCTGGGCGTTCGGCAACTACCCGGACGCGCTGCAGGCGTACTGGCCGCAGTTCGCCCGCTCCTTCGGCTACGCCGGGATCGCGCTGGTGCTGGCCCTGCTGATGGGCTACCCGCTGGCGTACGCGATCGCGCAGAAGGCCGGCCGGTGGAAGAACCTGCTGCTGGTCTGCGTGGTCGCCCCGATGTTCACCAGCTTCCTGGTGCGCACCCTGGCCTGGAAGACCATCCTGTCGGACAACGGCGCGCTGGTGGGCCTGCTGCGCGACCTGCACCTGCTCGCGCCCGACGGCCGGCTGCTCGCCACCCCGGTCGCGGTGATCCTCGGCCTGACCTACAACTTCCTGCCGTTCCTGGTGCTGCCGTTGTATGCCAGCCTGGAGCGGCTGGACTACCGGCTGCTGGAGGCGGCGAACGACCTGTACGCCAGCCCGGTGCAGGCGTTCCGCCGGGTCACCCTGCCGCTGTCGATGCCCGGCCTGATCGCCGGCACGCTGCTCTTCTTCATCCCGGCCACCGGCGACTACATCAACGCCGAACTGCTCGGCACCCCGAACGAATACATGATCGGCAACGTCATCGACTCGGCGTTCCTGGTCCGGCTGGACTACCCGCAGGGCGCGGCGCTGTCGTTCCTGCTGATGGCGGCGATCCTCGCGGTGGTCTTCGTCTACCTGCGCCGCGCCGGCACCGAGGAGGTGCTCTGA
- a CDS encoding ABC transporter permease has protein sequence MRLSRWLADRWVMGVALLVLGYLSLPILVVAGLSFNRPSSRLSYDFHEFTLDNWRQPCATAEMCDAVVRSVQIGFIATVVATVLGTLMAFALVRHRFRGRTGLNVLIFLPMASPELVMGTSLLALFVSAGVPQGFWTIVIAHVMFCVSFVVVTVKARLAGMDRRLEEAAMDLYASEWQTFRRITLPLVLPGIVAAALLAFSLSFDDFIITNFNAGTTVTFPMYVWGAAQRGIPPQVNVIGTAMFVIALLLVGASSLRGRRARRSHLAAAPAAGRRAKSPS, from the coding sequence ATGAGGCTGTCCCGTTGGCTGGCCGACCGCTGGGTGATGGGCGTGGCCCTGCTGGTGCTCGGCTACCTCTCCCTGCCGATCCTGGTGGTCGCCGGCCTCTCCTTCAACCGCCCGTCCAGCCGGCTGTCGTACGACTTCCACGAGTTCACCCTGGACAACTGGCGGCAGCCCTGCGCGACCGCCGAGATGTGCGACGCGGTGGTCCGCAGCGTGCAGATCGGCTTCATCGCCACGGTGGTGGCCACCGTGCTCGGCACGCTGATGGCGTTCGCGCTGGTCCGGCACCGGTTCCGCGGCCGGACCGGGCTGAACGTGCTGATCTTCCTGCCGATGGCCAGCCCGGAGCTGGTGATGGGCACCTCGCTGCTCGCCCTCTTCGTCTCCGCCGGCGTGCCGCAGGGCTTCTGGACCATCGTCATCGCGCACGTCATGTTCTGCGTGTCGTTCGTGGTGGTGACGGTCAAGGCGCGGCTGGCCGGGATGGACCGGCGGCTGGAGGAGGCCGCGATGGACCTCTACGCCAGCGAGTGGCAGACGTTCCGGCGGATCACCCTGCCGCTGGTGCTGCCCGGCATCGTGGCCGCCGCGCTGCTCGCCTTCTCGCTCAGCTTCGACGACTTCATCATCACGAACTTCAACGCCGGCACCACGGTCACCTTCCCGATGTACGTCTGGGGCGCCGCCCAGCGGGGCATCCCGCCGCAGGTCAACGTGATCGGCACGGCGATGTTCGTGATCGCGCTGCTGCTGGTCGGGGCCAGCTCGCTGCGCGGACGCCGGGCCCGGCGCAGTCACCTCGCGGCCGCCCCGGCGGCCGGCCGGCGGGCGAAGAGCCCGTCATGA